In Lutra lutra chromosome 6, mLutLut1.2, whole genome shotgun sequence, the following are encoded in one genomic region:
- the LSM2 gene encoding U6 snRNA-associated Sm-like protein LSm2, with the protein MLFYSFFKSLVGKDVVVELKNDLSICGTLHSVDQYLNIKLTDISVTDPEKYPHMLSVKNCFIRGSVVRYVQLPADEVDTQLLQDAARKEALQQKQ; encoded by the exons ATG CTCTTCTATTCCTTTTTCAAGTCCCTGGTGGGCAAGGATGTGGTCGTGGAACTCAAGAATGACCTGAG CATCTGTGGAACCCTCCATTCTGTGGACCAG tATCTCAACATCAAACTAACTGACATCAGTGTTACAGACCCTGAGAAGTACCCTCACATG TTATCAGTGAAGAACTGCTTCATCCGGGGCTCAGTGGTCCGCTATGTGCAGTTGCCGGCAGATGAGGTGGACACACAGTTGCTACAGGACGCAGCAAGGAAGGAGGCCCTGCAGCAGAAACAGTGA